One genomic window of Augochlora pura isolate Apur16 chromosome 5, APUR_v2.2.1, whole genome shotgun sequence includes the following:
- the LOC144470451 gene encoding uncharacterized protein LOC144470451 translates to MSCTKSCSETTYGPVYRRRRISKVRHNLGTHNNHKNPSDYVMTNGNDCEGDTSLRSRNRKSGKSRRSEENNMEKHIVNEDDADSGIISTRVKDKHISKDYHKLEKRYKNVKDECEMLNKQMEQREAEHQKMCSHYEAVVQMVHELENSKHELTKRNQKLEIERARSNEDISLLKSIVYQLNTELERYQDKLSSEKMKIGTAEYVQTKAKLYSERVWNGINFHALGPLLNAYQENLREKRELVSMYEQRMASFGNRCKEILTENELMHQEVKELRVECNRYAKEIKTTIENTTTLKKQNDLLEKENAELQKELRETRSSYESKVQTMLEHHELLKKEHAISVSTLSNLRGKYEVLSKEFEKIKNREEQSVPSNVHAAAIDECKTLLDELKHRYETEKRNLSNQIRRLEENQPEKEKQLVMVTAERNHLRSLVMSLETSLKRTQRRTEYLRSLAHSTRVSRDSVKEQLSKATTYCEELFAEYERIVSEREKLLTLLRETEKENASIDRLGKSITTRVVGLKNQLESVRRGARQQVETVEQKIQLHEVRVRKMKREYHRKTQQLKEIIKQKDETIAGLQEKPVSQNTASRHLPQAMDNNEKPKAVPEKTHDP, encoded by the exons ATGTCATGTACTAAAAGTTGTTCGGAAACCACCTATGGACCAGTTTATCGTCGTAGACGCATTTCGAAAGTTAGGCACAATCTTGGAACACACAATAATCACAAGAATCCATCAGATTATGTAATGACCAATGGTAATGATTGCGAAGGTGATACGTCTTTAAGAAGCAGAAATAGAAAGAGTGGAAAGAGCAGAAGGagtgaagaaaataatatggaGAAACATATAGTCAATGAAGATGATGCTGACTCTG GTATTATCTCAACAAGAGTGAAAGACAAACATATTTCAAAAGACTATCATAAGTTGGAGAAACGTTACAAGAATGTTAAAGATGAATgtgaaatgttaaataaacaaatggaGCAAAGAGAAGCAGAGCACCAGAAAATGTGTTCGCATTATGAGGCAGTGGTGCAAATGGTACATGAGCTGGAAAACAGTAAACATGAATTGACCAAGAGAAATCAGAAACTCGAGATAGAAAGAGCTAGATCCAATGAAGATATATCATTGTTGAAAAGTATTGTTTATCAATTGAATACAGAATTGGAAAGGTATCAAGATAAATTGAGCagcgagaaaatgaaaattggcaCCGCAGAGTATGTACAAACTAAAGCAAAGCTGTACAGCGAAAGAGTTTGGAATGGCATTAACTTTCACGCGCTGGGCCCTCTGTTGAATGCTTATCAGGAAAACTTAAGAGAAAAGCGAGAGCTTGTGAGTATGTATGAGCAAAGGATGGCTAGTTTCGGTAACAGATGCAAAGAGATACTCACAGAGAATGAACTCATGCATCAAGAAGTAAAGGAATTAAGGGTAGAATGCAACAGATATGCGAAAGAGATCAAGACAACGATCGAGAACACTACCACGCTGAAGAAACAAAATGATCTCTTAGAGAAGGAGAATGCAGAGTTGCAAAAAGAATTGAGGGAGACTCGATCATCCTATGAATCGAAGGTACAGACTATGTTAGAACATCATGAACTACTTAAAAAGGAGCATGCCATTAGTGTATCAACATTGAGCAATCTTAGAGGAAAATACGAAGTACTTAGCAAGGAAtttgaaaagataaaaaacaGGGAGGAGCAATCAGTGCCTAGCAACGTTCACGCAGCTGCAATCGACGAATGTAAAACATTGTTGGACGAATTGAAGCATCGGTACGAGACTGAAAAACGGAATTTATCTAATCAAATCAGACGGTTAGAGGAGAATCAGCCGGAAAAGGAGAAGCAGTTAGTAATGGTCACAGCTGAAAGAAATCATTTGAGAAGTCTCGTAATGAGCCTGGAAACTAGTTTAAA GCGCACGCAACGTAGAACCGAGTACCTGCGGAGCCTTGCACATTCAACTCGTGTTTCACGTGATTCCGTGAAGGAGCAATTAAGTAAAGCGACCACTTATTGTGAGGAATTATTCGCCGAGTATGAAAGAATTGTTTCAGAGAGGGAGAAGCTTCTGACTCTCCTGCGAGAGACAGAAAAGGAGAATGCAAGTATCGACCGTCTTGGAAAGAGCATTACCACTCGAGTGGTCGGCTTAAAAAATCAGTTGGaa aGCGTACGGAGGGGCGCAAGACAACAAGTAGAGACCGTGGAGCAGAAGATACAGTTACATGAAGTACGAGTAAGGAAAATGAAACGTGAATATCATCGCAAAACGCAGCAGCTGAAAGAGATAATCAAGCAGAAAGATGAGACGATAGCTGGTCTGCAAGAGAAGCCTGTTAGCCAAAATACAGCGTCCCGACATCTGCCACAAGCGATGGATAACAATGAGAAACCCAAAGCCGTACCCGAAAAAACCCATGATCCCTAA